In Actinoplanes sp. NBC_00393, a single genomic region encodes these proteins:
- a CDS encoding EAL domain-containing protein, which translates to MTVPEERERWTPAPPAMLPEPRQPTDERAAWFTYTAAGDQIVWSAALSAMIGRPPAEKEMTRQILARYVHRDDHAKALGSITEAWTSRHTVHTTVRLMRTDGGWFDVDCRLEPMMSSDGTVRGIRGTVRDVSSRERARRESARLTRRGETVQASLVEPDPATGLLIRARFADEIDRALRNAGGALLVVRVQGRQRPDDNAELLHQVARVLEEHVRPEHLLGRVGPNEVAVLYAGTSWRDAREQSRVLMATLREEVQAWGGLVRFERDAEAGSHGLLIDAEQAWRQSREAERSLTRLAHPVPVRDRQGSYRTRLADALGTDRFTLYSQPILELQTNKVTRHELLLRVLDEADGPQSPIQVLDAAERLDAVFDIDLWVVERAMRLAAEEPGLCLQVNLSGRSVGDPRLTTEVEKLLDRYRVDPAQLTFEITETALIGNLSEARRFADRVRDLGCGLALDDFGSGYASFRYLRLFPIDLVKIDGEYVVDLVDNPQDQVLVRALVQVCQAYGIHTVAEFVQDEATLRMLRELGVDYVQGYLIGRPSPVPPSRLRGA; encoded by the coding sequence ATGACGGTGCCCGAAGAACGGGAGCGTTGGACGCCGGCGCCACCAGCCATGCTGCCCGAGCCCCGGCAACCCACCGACGAGCGGGCCGCCTGGTTCACGTACACCGCCGCCGGTGACCAGATCGTCTGGTCCGCCGCGCTCTCCGCGATGATCGGCCGGCCGCCGGCCGAGAAGGAGATGACCCGGCAGATCCTGGCGCGTTACGTGCACCGCGACGACCACGCCAAGGCGCTCGGATCGATCACCGAGGCCTGGACCAGCCGGCACACCGTGCACACGACGGTGCGGTTGATGCGTACGGATGGTGGCTGGTTCGACGTCGACTGCCGCCTCGAGCCGATGATGAGCTCCGACGGCACGGTCCGCGGGATCCGCGGCACGGTTCGCGACGTCTCGTCCCGCGAGCGGGCGCGCCGGGAGTCGGCGCGGCTCACCCGGCGTGGCGAGACCGTGCAGGCGTCGCTGGTCGAGCCCGACCCGGCCACCGGCCTGCTCATCCGGGCCCGGTTCGCCGACGAGATCGACCGCGCCCTGCGCAACGCCGGCGGCGCGTTGCTGGTGGTGCGCGTACAGGGCCGCCAGCGTCCGGATGACAACGCCGAGCTGCTGCACCAGGTGGCCCGGGTGCTGGAGGAACACGTCCGGCCGGAGCACCTGCTCGGCCGGGTCGGACCCAACGAGGTCGCCGTGCTGTACGCGGGAACCTCGTGGCGGGACGCACGGGAACAGTCGCGGGTTCTGATGGCGACGCTGCGCGAGGAAGTCCAGGCCTGGGGTGGGCTGGTCCGTTTCGAACGTGATGCCGAGGCCGGCAGCCACGGTCTGCTGATCGACGCCGAGCAGGCCTGGCGGCAGTCCCGTGAGGCGGAACGCTCGCTCACCCGGCTGGCGCATCCGGTGCCGGTTCGTGACCGGCAGGGTTCGTACCGGACCCGGCTGGCCGACGCGCTCGGCACCGACCGGTTCACTCTCTACTCGCAGCCGATCCTGGAGCTGCAGACCAACAAGGTCACCCGGCACGAGCTGCTGCTCCGCGTCCTGGACGAGGCGGACGGCCCGCAGTCGCCGATCCAGGTGCTGGACGCCGCGGAGCGGCTGGACGCGGTCTTCGACATCGACCTCTGGGTGGTGGAGCGGGCCATGCGGCTCGCCGCCGAGGAGCCGGGCCTCTGCCTGCAGGTCAACCTCTCCGGCCGCTCGGTCGGCGACCCGCGGCTGACCACCGAGGTGGAGAAGCTGCTGGACCGCTACCGGGTGGACCCGGCCCAGCTCACCTTCGAGATCACCGAGACCGCGCTGATCGGGAACCTGAGTGAGGCCCGCCGGTTCGCCGACCGGGTCCGGGATCTCGGCTGCGGGCTCGCGCTGGACGACTTCGGCTCCGGGTACGCGTCCTTCCGCTACCTGCGGCTCTTCCCGATCGACCTGGTCAAGATCGACGGTGAGTACGTGGTGGATCTGGTCGACAATCCGCAGGATCAGGTGCTCGTGCGGGCGCTGGTGCAGGTGTGCCAGGCGTACGGGATCCACACGGTGGCCGAGTTCGTTCAGGACGAGGCGACGCTGCGGATGTTGCGCGAGCTCGGCGTCGATTACGTGCAGGGTTATCTGATCGGGCGGCCGTCGCCTGTTCCGCCGAGCCGATTGCGGGGAGCCTGA
- a CDS encoding AAA domain-containing protein — translation MRRRLRGEISATDEPAPTELTAEAQKEQAKALGKPVAEVAGKPEARAEGSAEGDSKYGEAEPDPFELWREEAWRPWSEATAAAEQTRELHRRLFDRMHQLDMAVATTELVWGHGILETTIDGTRVRYPLVATPVLIEYDPDRALVSVSPAGPSRLQTAVLSGLDERYLNQLAGLAGPGGVVEVDLWSEFERREFFERALTRLGHDRIILDESERSDAKTFIRDTAVLFARPRQRQLRGFLENLRDRLTSGDFSAVGSLAAVVAHEPSRLTMPDDQPERWERVGGRLLMPLPTNEAQESIARRLAHHRNVAVQGPPGTGKTHTIRNLICHLMANGKRVLVVAQKEEPLRVLRDGLPEEVQALCLAVLGRTTDQLVQLQLAARELSDRAATLDKDAEARRVERLTRTLEEAEREHAAALAGLRLIAESEAVSYQIGGVALLPAEVGAWLRERAAAHGGIPDPISGPAPLTIEDFATLLKLAARLSPEDRAAAMRPLPEIQDLPDAAETAAQREKSAQTEARLSLLADAGVDLASVRVERRAGMAELVGDLREAVNWLRRREGTWTDRLGRLLDDPHWRTVWTDHVAATEAIYGELAGLAREVTGHRIVVPDPLLAEPKLLLIRLAEIRQRFAAGRGLNRLLQAALYRLAEEIRVDGEPVRTTADVDLAIAGVRRTQARRRLGEVWQEWVERLSIPDPASGWGDPEVWAGALLADASQSLDFDLHRWPPLAGRLAALVPQRELQPDAACLAEVADQLAGALEVFALDKAQTVERAVADRLALWPDLVEAWKSLDGWDEAVAEVRRLVLLQPDVMRFHAAHDRLASIAPEWAAQIAGGEHPVVSGQACLDAWEWRRAQTWFDGVVGDVDPAVLSRRVERARAKIRRLTGELVVASAWLEVARALDDRRRAALADWTTALRKIGKGTGRGAAAWQAHAQRAMEQAVTAVPVWVMSVDRAIEQFAGGAKFDVVIVDEASQADLFALPVLSLAERAVVVGDDQQIGPQLGFVGSVSGLIRRHLDGVPSAEHFDPESSLYDHAVRRSPERILLTEHFRCVPQIIEFSSRHYYDGKIMPLRADRPALPPIQTVFAATGVRQPQPGLGDVNLEEANALVERVTKIVADPRYDGKTLGVISLLSSSGQANYLLTQLREAIGEDEIQARRLRVGDAYTFQGDERDVVLISMVVSENDPRIAAFTKRDYHRRINVAASRARDQLWIFHSVRPNALLADDARGLLLAYALDLPVEGATADLAARCESDFERAVLKLLVGRGFRPIPQFRIGGYRIDFVLNAPDGRRLAIECDGDAYHGPEQWESDMRRQSVLERVGNCVFVRIRGSVFAREPEAAMRPVWQRIAELEITPV, via the coding sequence TTGCGTCGCAGGCTGCGTGGCGAGATCTCCGCGACGGACGAACCCGCCCCGACCGAGCTGACAGCAGAAGCCCAGAAGGAGCAGGCCAAGGCACTAGGCAAGCCGGTAGCCGAGGTAGCAGGCAAGCCGGAAGCCAGGGCCGAAGGCTCGGCAGAGGGAGACAGTAAGTACGGAGAAGCTGAGCCGGACCCCTTCGAGCTGTGGCGGGAGGAAGCCTGGCGCCCCTGGTCGGAAGCGACCGCCGCCGCCGAGCAGACACGGGAGCTGCATCGCCGGCTCTTCGACCGGATGCATCAGCTGGACATGGCGGTGGCCACCACCGAGCTGGTCTGGGGGCACGGCATCCTGGAGACCACGATCGACGGCACCCGGGTGCGTTATCCGCTGGTCGCCACGCCGGTGCTGATCGAGTACGACCCGGACCGGGCGCTGGTCAGCGTCTCCCCGGCTGGTCCGTCCCGGCTGCAGACCGCGGTGCTGAGCGGCCTCGACGAGCGCTACCTGAATCAGCTGGCCGGGCTCGCCGGCCCGGGCGGCGTGGTCGAGGTGGATCTCTGGAGCGAGTTCGAGCGGCGCGAGTTCTTCGAACGCGCGCTCACCCGCCTCGGCCATGACCGGATAATTCTGGATGAGTCCGAAAGATCCGATGCCAAGACCTTCATCCGCGACACCGCAGTCCTCTTCGCGCGACCCCGACAGCGGCAGCTGCGAGGCTTCCTGGAGAACCTGCGCGACCGCCTGACCAGCGGCGACTTCAGCGCGGTAGGTTCGCTGGCCGCCGTCGTCGCGCATGAGCCGAGCCGCCTCACCATGCCCGACGACCAGCCGGAACGCTGGGAGCGGGTGGGCGGCCGCCTCCTCATGCCACTGCCCACGAACGAGGCGCAGGAGTCGATCGCGCGCCGGCTGGCCCATCACCGCAACGTCGCGGTGCAGGGTCCGCCCGGCACCGGCAAGACCCACACCATCCGCAACCTGATCTGCCACCTGATGGCGAACGGCAAGCGGGTCCTGGTGGTCGCGCAGAAGGAGGAGCCGCTGCGCGTGCTCCGCGACGGCCTGCCCGAGGAGGTGCAGGCGCTCTGCCTGGCGGTGCTCGGCCGGACCACGGACCAGCTGGTGCAGCTCCAGCTGGCCGCGCGCGAGCTCTCCGACCGGGCGGCGACGCTGGACAAGGACGCCGAGGCGCGCCGGGTGGAGCGGCTCACCCGCACTCTGGAGGAGGCCGAGCGCGAGCATGCCGCCGCGCTGGCGGGACTGCGATTGATCGCTGAGAGCGAGGCTGTCTCGTACCAGATCGGTGGGGTTGCTCTGCTCCCCGCCGAGGTCGGCGCCTGGTTGCGCGAGCGTGCTGCCGCGCACGGCGGCATTCCGGATCCGATCTCGGGTCCGGCGCCGCTCACCATCGAGGATTTCGCGACGCTGCTCAAGCTGGCGGCGCGACTGTCGCCGGAGGATCGCGCGGCCGCGATGCGGCCGTTGCCGGAGATCCAGGATCTGCCGGATGCCGCCGAGACGGCGGCCCAGCGGGAGAAGAGCGCCCAGACCGAGGCGCGCCTGTCGCTCTTGGCAGATGCGGGCGTCGATCTGGCATCGGTACGCGTGGAGCGCCGCGCCGGTATGGCGGAGCTGGTGGGCGACCTGCGGGAGGCGGTGAACTGGCTGCGCCGGCGGGAGGGTACGTGGACCGACCGTCTCGGCCGGCTGCTGGACGACCCGCACTGGCGCACCGTCTGGACCGATCATGTGGCGGCCACCGAGGCGATCTACGGGGAGCTGGCCGGGCTGGCCCGGGAGGTGACCGGGCACCGGATCGTCGTGCCGGATCCGCTGCTGGCCGAGCCGAAGCTGCTGCTGATCCGGCTGGCCGAGATCCGGCAGCGGTTCGCCGCGGGTAGGGGCCTGAACCGGCTGTTGCAGGCCGCTCTGTACCGGCTGGCCGAGGAGATCCGGGTCGACGGCGAGCCGGTGCGCACGACGGCCGACGTGGATCTTGCGATCGCCGGGGTACGGCGTACCCAGGCCCGCCGCCGGCTGGGTGAGGTGTGGCAGGAGTGGGTGGAGCGCCTGTCGATCCCGGACCCGGCGAGCGGCTGGGGCGATCCGGAGGTCTGGGCCGGTGCGCTGCTCGCCGACGCGTCGCAGTCCCTCGACTTCGATCTGCACCGGTGGCCGCCTCTCGCGGGGCGGCTCGCGGCACTCGTACCCCAGCGGGAATTGCAGCCGGATGCGGCCTGCCTGGCCGAGGTGGCGGATCAGCTGGCCGGCGCCCTCGAAGTGTTCGCGCTGGACAAGGCGCAGACCGTGGAGCGGGCGGTGGCCGACCGGCTGGCGCTGTGGCCGGACCTGGTGGAGGCCTGGAAGAGCCTGGACGGCTGGGACGAGGCGGTCGCCGAGGTGCGCCGGCTGGTTCTGCTGCAACCGGATGTGATGCGGTTCCATGCCGCGCACGACCGGCTGGCGTCGATCGCTCCGGAGTGGGCCGCCCAGATCGCGGGCGGTGAGCATCCGGTCGTCTCCGGGCAGGCCTGCCTGGACGCCTGGGAGTGGCGGCGTGCGCAGACCTGGTTCGACGGGGTGGTCGGCGACGTCGATCCGGCGGTGCTGTCCCGCCGCGTGGAGCGCGCCCGTGCCAAGATCCGGCGGCTGACCGGCGAGCTGGTCGTGGCCTCGGCCTGGCTGGAGGTGGCCCGGGCCCTCGACGACCGGCGCCGGGCCGCGCTGGCCGACTGGACCACCGCGCTGCGCAAGATCGGCAAGGGCACCGGGCGGGGTGCCGCGGCCTGGCAGGCGCACGCGCAGCGGGCCATGGAGCAGGCGGTCACCGCGGTGCCGGTCTGGGTCATGTCGGTGGACCGGGCGATCGAGCAGTTCGCCGGTGGGGCGAAGTTCGACGTGGTGATCGTCGACGAGGCGTCCCAGGCGGATCTCTTCGCGCTGCCGGTGCTCTCGCTGGCCGAGCGGGCCGTGGTGGTCGGCGACGACCAGCAGATCGGGCCGCAGCTCGGGTTCGTCGGTTCGGTGTCCGGGCTGATCCGGCGTCATCTGGACGGCGTGCCGTCGGCCGAGCATTTCGACCCGGAGTCCTCGCTCTACGACCACGCGGTGCGCCGTTCCCCGGAGCGGATCCTGCTGACCGAGCACTTCCGCTGCGTACCGCAGATCATCGAGTTCTCGTCGCGGCACTACTACGACGGCAAGATCATGCCGCTGCGGGCGGACCGGCCGGCTCTGCCGCCGATTCAGACCGTTTTTGCCGCCACCGGCGTACGCCAGCCGCAGCCCGGCCTCGGCGACGTCAACCTGGAGGAGGCGAACGCGCTGGTCGAGCGGGTCACGAAGATCGTGGCCGACCCGCGGTACGACGGGAAGACGCTCGGCGTGATCAGCCTGTTGAGCAGCAGTGGACAGGCGAACTATCTGCTCACCCAGTTGCGCGAGGCGATCGGCGAGGACGAGATCCAGGCGCGGCGGTTGCGGGTGGGCGACGCGTACACGTTCCAGGGCGACGAGCGGGACGTCGTACTGATCTCGATGGTGGTGTCCGAGAACGATCCGCGGATCGCGGCGTTCACGAAACGCGACTACCACCGGCGGATCAACGTGGCCGCGTCCCGGGCGCGTGATCAGTTGTGGATCTTCCATTCGGTGCGCCCGAACGCTCTTCTCGCTGATGACGCTCGGGGGCTGCTTCTCGCGTACGCCCTCGATCTTCCGGTGGAGGGCGCCACTGCCGACCTGGCCGCGCGCTGCGAGAGTGATTTCGAGCGTGCCGTGCTCAAGCTCCTGGTCGGCCGGGGTTTCCGGCCGATCCCGCAGTTCCGGATCGGCGGCTACCGGATCGACTTCGTGCTGAACGCGCCGGACGGGCGGCGGCTGGCGATCGAGTGCGACGGCGACGCCTATCACGGGCCGGAGCAGTGGGAGAGCGACATGCGCCGGCAGTCGGTGCTGGAGCGGGTCGGCAACTGCGTCTTCGTGCGGATCCGGGGCAGCGTCTTCGCCCGGGAACCGGAGGCGGCGATGCGCCCGGTCTGGCAGCGGATCGCCGAGCTGGAGATCACACCGGTCTGA
- a CDS encoding helix-turn-helix domain-containing protein has protein sequence MYTEWPSSLPHVVAWRSIAAPHTGTGRILPDGCLDLIWHEGSVFVAGPDTTAQLSAPTPGDRHHALRFGAGTGPGVLGVPASELVDRHVPLDQIWPATEVRRIAEADDPGAALEAAARERWQPPDPVMVAVAEGARADRPVSEIAAGAGLGERQLRRRSVAAYGYGPKTLNRIFRMRRAVALARAGRAFAAVAADSGYADQAHLAREVRDLAGVPLGELVTQVADAA, from the coding sequence ATGTACACCGAATGGCCTTCCTCGCTGCCGCACGTGGTCGCCTGGCGCAGCATCGCCGCGCCACACACCGGCACCGGGCGCATCCTGCCGGACGGGTGCCTCGACCTGATCTGGCACGAGGGTTCGGTCTTCGTGGCCGGGCCCGACACCACGGCACAGCTCAGCGCGCCGACGCCGGGCGATCGCCACCACGCGCTGCGCTTCGGCGCGGGCACCGGCCCAGGCGTGCTCGGCGTGCCCGCCTCCGAGCTGGTCGACCGGCACGTGCCGCTCGACCAGATCTGGCCGGCCACCGAGGTCCGCCGGATCGCCGAGGCCGACGACCCCGGCGCCGCGCTGGAGGCCGCCGCGCGAGAACGCTGGCAGCCACCGGATCCGGTCATGGTCGCGGTCGCCGAGGGCGCCCGGGCCGACCGGCCGGTCAGCGAGATCGCGGCCGGCGCCGGCCTGGGCGAGCGCCAGTTGCGCCGGCGCAGTGTGGCCGCGTATGGGTACGGGCCGAAGACACTCAACCGCATCTTCCGGATGCGCCGGGCCGTCGCCCTGGCCCGGGCCGGCCGGGCGTTCGCCGCCGTGGCCGCCGACTCCGGCTACGCCGACCAGGCCCACCTCGCCCGGGAGGTGCGCGACCTGGCCGGCGTCCCGTTGGGTGAGCTCGTCACTCAGGTGGCCGACGCGGCGTAA
- a CDS encoding cupin domain-containing protein has product MEHFTIATVAEQSKDFRRVLWTGKHTQLVIMTVPPGGEIGEEVHEVDQILTFVSGVGKAVISGETRKVQQGDLVVVPAGRKHNFLNEGPNPLVLYTVYGPPEHADGAVHKTKEEADALEEAGKDEPPSS; this is encoded by the coding sequence ATGGAGCACTTCACGATTGCCACCGTTGCGGAGCAGAGCAAGGATTTCCGTCGGGTCCTGTGGACCGGGAAGCACACCCAACTCGTGATCATGACCGTTCCGCCGGGCGGCGAGATCGGCGAGGAGGTCCACGAGGTGGACCAGATCCTCACCTTCGTCAGCGGTGTCGGCAAGGCGGTCATCTCCGGCGAGACCCGCAAGGTCCAGCAGGGTGACCTGGTCGTCGTGCCCGCCGGCCGCAAGCACAACTTCCTCAACGAGGGTCCGAACCCGCTGGTCCTCTACACCGTTTACGGCCCGCCGGAGCACGCCGACGGTGCTGTGCACAAGACCAAGGAAGAGGCTGACGCTCTCGAGGAAGCCGGCAAGGACGAGCCGCCCTCGTCGTGA
- a CDS encoding FAD-dependent monooxygenase produces the protein MTLRILVVGAGIAGLAAARGLRVAGFRPEVVEALPATVVPGAGIYLPGNASRALRLLGLDVPLRPLGDLIFRQVFLDARGRDLFEMDVAALWAGVGESRALSRADLQQVLLTGVGGEVRFETEVRGLEIVDGAAKVEFSDGSISEYDLVVGADGRRSMIRNVVGLGGPAVPTGQIVYRAVVSGGPPLTDWTALLGRRSSFVAMPMGGRRLYCYADETAPDSPTPEDPRKRLLELFGAYGGPVPAILEKVEKVQVARTDEVVLPAWSQGPVVLVGDAAHATAPTLAQGAAMSFEDGWVLGQELRNAPGDIPGALRAYESRRRPRCTEVRERTRERDRTRDVPPSLRDPMLRRRGLRIFTDHYRELVSSV, from the coding sequence ATGACCTTGCGCATCCTCGTGGTGGGCGCCGGCATTGCCGGCCTGGCTGCGGCCCGGGGGCTGCGTGTCGCCGGCTTTCGGCCGGAGGTCGTGGAGGCGTTACCCGCCACCGTCGTGCCGGGTGCGGGCATCTATCTCCCCGGTAACGCGTCACGTGCGCTGCGGCTGCTCGGCCTCGACGTCCCGCTGCGCCCGCTGGGTGACCTGATCTTCCGCCAGGTCTTCCTCGACGCGCGCGGGCGCGATCTCTTCGAGATGGACGTGGCCGCGCTCTGGGCCGGTGTCGGCGAGTCCCGGGCGCTCTCCCGGGCCGACCTCCAGCAGGTGCTGCTCACCGGCGTGGGCGGCGAGGTGCGGTTCGAGACCGAGGTGCGCGGGCTGGAGATCGTCGACGGGGCCGCCAAGGTCGAGTTCTCCGACGGCAGCATCTCGGAGTACGACCTGGTCGTCGGAGCCGACGGGCGGCGCTCCATGATCCGCAATGTGGTCGGCCTCGGTGGACCAGCGGTGCCCACCGGTCAGATCGTCTACCGGGCGGTGGTCAGTGGCGGGCCGCCGCTGACCGACTGGACCGCTCTGCTCGGCCGCCGGTCGTCGTTCGTGGCGATGCCAATGGGCGGGCGCAGGCTCTACTGCTACGCCGACGAGACCGCGCCAGACAGCCCCACCCCGGAGGATCCGCGCAAGCGTCTGCTCGAGCTGTTCGGGGCGTACGGGGGGCCGGTGCCGGCCATCCTGGAGAAGGTCGAGAAGGTGCAGGTCGCCCGGACCGACGAGGTCGTCCTGCCGGCGTGGTCGCAGGGGCCGGTCGTGCTCGTCGGCGATGCGGCGCACGCCACCGCGCCGACTCTCGCGCAGGGGGCCGCCATGTCGTTCGAGGACGGCTGGGTGCTCGGTCAGGAGCTGCGCAATGCCCCCGGTGACATTCCGGGGGCGCTTCGGGCGTACGAGTCGCGGCGCCGTCCACGCTGTACGGAGGTGCGCGAGCGGACCCGCGAGCGCGACCGCACCCGTGACGTCCCGCCGTCCCTACGCGACCCCATGCTGCGCCGTCGCGGCCTCCGGATCTTCACCGATCACTATCGCGAGCTTGTGTCCTCGGTCTGA
- a CDS encoding DNA polymerase ligase N-terminal domain-containing protein, whose protein sequence is MTDRLDDYRRKRDARRTPEPVPPATPGPTGQCRFVIQQHHARSLHWDVRLERDGVLVSFAVPRGLPRDRARNNLAKHTEDHPLEYLDFAGEIPAGEYGGGRMTIHDQGTYEADKWRDDEIGVTFHGERTNGRYVFFQTGGRDWMVRRMDPAEPGWEAMPDAVQPMLATRTAGLPPDDGDWGYELNWGGRRVIAYISGGRVRLSDADGADVTSWYPEIRPLGPALAPIEAVLDGEIVAFDGARPAPELLARRKAPKDSAAARRAAERTPAHLLLYDLLWLEGHATTELVRYAERRELLDGLDLAGDHWQTPPYFPGGGEFALETARTQGLNGVIAKRLDSPYLPGRRSRLWLSIPA, encoded by the coding sequence ATGACGGACCGCCTCGACGACTACCGCCGCAAGCGGGACGCCCGGCGCACCCCGGAACCCGTCCCACCGGCCACGCCCGGGCCGACCGGGCAGTGCCGCTTCGTCATCCAGCAGCACCACGCCCGCAGCCTGCACTGGGACGTCCGGCTGGAACGGGACGGCGTGCTGGTCTCGTTCGCCGTGCCGCGTGGCCTGCCCCGCGACCGGGCCCGCAACAACCTGGCCAAACACACCGAGGACCATCCGCTGGAGTATCTGGACTTCGCCGGCGAGATCCCGGCCGGTGAGTACGGCGGCGGCCGGATGACGATCCACGACCAGGGGACGTACGAGGCCGACAAGTGGCGGGACGACGAGATCGGCGTCACCTTTCACGGTGAGCGCACGAACGGTCGATACGTCTTCTTTCAGACCGGCGGCCGGGACTGGATGGTCCGCCGGATGGATCCGGCCGAGCCGGGCTGGGAGGCGATGCCGGACGCCGTGCAGCCGATGCTCGCGACCCGGACCGCAGGACTCCCGCCGGACGACGGCGACTGGGGATACGAGCTGAACTGGGGCGGGCGCCGCGTCATCGCGTACATCTCCGGTGGAAGAGTGCGCCTCAGCGATGCCGACGGCGCCGATGTGACCTCGTGGTATCCGGAGATCCGGCCGCTCGGGCCGGCGCTCGCGCCGATCGAGGCAGTGCTCGACGGCGAGATCGTCGCGTTCGACGGCGCCCGGCCGGCGCCGGAACTGCTGGCCCGGCGCAAAGCGCCGAAGGACTCGGCAGCGGCCCGGCGGGCAGCGGAGCGCACGCCGGCACACCTTCTGCTGTACGACCTACTGTGGCTCGAGGGTCATGCCACGACCGAATTGGTCCGTTACGCCGAACGCCGGGAGTTGCTGGACGGCCTCGACCTGGCCGGCGACCACTGGCAGACCCCGCCCTACTTCCCGGGCGGCGGCGAGTTCGCCCTGGAGACGGCCCGGACGCAGGGCCTGAACGGCGTCATCGCCAAGCGGCTCGACTCGCCCTATCTGCCCGGGCGCCGGAGTCGTCTCTGGTTGTCCATCCCGGCATGA
- a CDS encoding MarR family winged helix-turn-helix transcriptional regulator: protein MDEPRWLTEEQQHTWRRLVEVLVRVPAALEGQLQRDAGLTHMGYLVLMTLSERPDRRLAMSKLAKLACASLSRLSHVVARLEERGWVRRERDPEDGRVQIAVLTEAGFAKVVETAPGHAEAVQQLIFDRLTTAQMRQLAKLAEALLRP, encoded by the coding sequence ATGGACGAGCCCCGCTGGTTGACCGAGGAGCAGCAACATACCTGGCGGCGCCTGGTCGAGGTGCTGGTCAGAGTGCCCGCGGCCCTGGAGGGGCAGCTTCAGCGCGACGCCGGGCTGACCCATATGGGCTACCTCGTCCTGATGACCCTCTCCGAGCGCCCGGACCGCCGGCTCGCCATGAGCAAGCTGGCGAAACTGGCCTGCGCGTCACTGTCACGACTGTCCCATGTGGTGGCCCGGCTGGAGGAGCGGGGCTGGGTGCGCCGCGAGCGTGACCCCGAGGACGGCCGGGTGCAGATCGCGGTCCTCACCGAGGCGGGGTTCGCCAAGGTGGTCGAGACGGCGCCCGGGCACGCCGAAGCGGTGCAGCAGCTCATCTTCGACCGGTTGACCACGGCTCAGATGCGTCAGCTGGCCAAACTGGCGGAGGCGCTGCTCCGGCCCTGA
- a CDS encoding VOC family protein, with product MTPVLNAIGLAVADMAASLAFYRLLGMEFEAGADEAPHVEVTLPGGVRLMWDSHASIKTFDPGFTPPGPDGARISLAFQCDGPAGVDAAYRKLVEAGHAGVMEPWDAPWGQRYAVVHDPDGNGVDLYAASAT from the coding sequence ATGACTCCTGTTCTGAACGCGATCGGCCTGGCCGTGGCCGACATGGCCGCGTCCCTTGCCTTCTACCGTCTGCTGGGGATGGAATTCGAGGCGGGCGCCGACGAGGCGCCGCACGTCGAGGTGACCCTCCCCGGCGGTGTGCGTCTCATGTGGGACTCGCACGCGTCGATCAAGACCTTCGATCCGGGCTTCACCCCGCCCGGGCCGGACGGCGCCCGGATCAGCCTCGCCTTCCAGTGCGACGGACCGGCCGGAGTGGATGCCGCATACCGCAAGCTCGTCGAGGCGGGCCACGCCGGCGTCATGGAGCCGTGGGACGCGCCGTGGGGCCAGCGATACGCCGTCGTGCACGACCCGGACGGCAACGGCGTGGACCTTTACGCCGCGTCGGCCACCTGA